From one Takifugu rubripes chromosome 14, fTakRub1.2, whole genome shotgun sequence genomic stretch:
- the pcdh10b gene encoding protocadherin-10b isoform X1, translated as MIVFLILLCITDGVLSQIRYSVPEEADHGTLVGNIAEDLGLDLTKLASRRFQVVPSSRTPYLEVNLENGVLFVKEKIDREQICKQTATCQLNMEVFLENPLELFRVEIEVVDINDNPPSFPETDITVEISESATPGTRFPLESAFDPDVGSNALRTYDITTNNYFYVDVQTQTDGNKFAELVLEKPLDREQQAAHRYVLTAVDGGQPPRTGTALLVVRVLDSNDNVPVFDQPVYTVSLSENAPVGTLVIQLNATDMDEGLNGEIVYSFSNHISNRVKDLFSIDPRTGRIEVRGEVDFEESSLYQIFVQAKDLGPNAIPAHCKVLVKVSDVNDNAPEITFSTVTESVSEKAAPGTVIALLSVTDKDAEENGQIHVELLGEVPFKLKSSFRNYFTIITDGPLNREQADSYSVTVVARDKGTPSLATSKSIRVQVSDENDNSPTFTQSIYDVYVTENNVPGAYIHAVSALDPDAGQNALISYSILECNIQGMSVKTYVSINEETGYLYALRSFDYELLKDFTFMVQARDAGTPPLSSNATVKVIIVDQNDNPPLVLAPLGKNGTAKEPLPRSAEPGYLVTRIVAMDADDGENARLSYSILRGNENGMFRMDWRTGELRTARRVSAKRDPHQLYDLMIEVRDHGQPPLSSSASIQVMLVDSVVEGRGSGDRRGTTKAKDGSLDLTLILIIALGSVSFIFLLVMIVLAVRCQKDKKLNIYTCLTSDCCMSCSSCCSRQARARKKKLSKSDIMLVQSTGNVSGAGTAQVPVEESGSFGSHHQNQNYCYQVCLTPESAKTDLMFLKPCSPSRSTDTDHNPCGAIVTGYTDQQPDIISNGSILSNETKHQRTELTYLVDRPRRVNSSAFQEADLVSSKDSGHGDSEQGDSDHDATNRGHSSGADLFSNCTEECKALGHSDRCWMPSFMPSDGRQGPDYRSNLHVPGMDSVPDTEVFECPEQTADKSFSTFGKETPLRQQHLHPHQNHHHLLKSPHLRRFQGSIERKELETFLPSARAPYKPAFLTRKRVC; from the exons ATGATtgtgtttttgattttgttGTGCATCACGGATGGAGTGCTTTCTCAGATACGTTATTCTGTGCCGGAGGAGGCGGACCATGGCACTCTCGTCGGGAATATCGCCGAGGACCTCGGCCTAGACCTTACCAAACTGGCGTCCCGACGATTCCAGGTTGTACCAAGTTCTCGGACACCCTACCTTGAAGTAAACCTGGAGAATGGCGTGCtgtttgttaaagaaaaaaTCGACAGGGAGCAGATCTGCAAGCAGACCGCGACCTGTCAGCTCAACATGGAAGTCTTCTTGGAGAACCCGCTGGAACTGTTTCGTGTTGAAATAGAAGTGGTGGACATTAACGACAACCCGCCTAGCTTCCCGGAGACAGACATAACGGTGGAGATCTCAGAGAGTGCCACCCCGGGCACTCGCTTTCCGTTGGAGAGCGCATTCGACCCGGACGTCGGTTCTAACGCGTTACGCACGTACGATATCACCACAAACAACTACTTTTATGTTGACGTACAGACGCAAACGGACGGGAACAAGTTTGCAGAACTTGTCCTGGAAAAGCCACTCGATCGGGAACAGCAGGCTGCGCACAGGTACGTACTGACTGCGGTGGACGGCGGTCAGCCACCTCGGACTGGCACCGCGCTCCTGGTAGTTAGAGTGTTGGACTCCAACGACAACGTCCCGGTTTTCGACCAGCCCGTTTACACCGTCAGCCTGTCGGAGAACGCACCGGTGGGCACGCTGGTCATACAACTCAACGCCACCGATATGGACGAGGGATTAAACGGGGAAATCGTTTATTCGTTCAGTAACCACATTTCCAACCGCGTAAAGGACCTGTTCAGCATAGACCCGCGCACCGGGCGCATCGAGGTGCGCGGGGAGGTGGATTTCGAGGAGAGCAGCCTGTATCAAATCTTCGTCCAGGCCAAGGACCTGGGGCCAAATGCCATCCCCGCGCACTGTAAAGTCCTCGTCAAAGTGTCCGACGTGAACGACAACGCGCCGGAGATTACATTCAGCACCGTCACCGAGTCAGTGAGCGAAAAAGCAGCTCCCGGCACCGTCATCGCGCTGCTGAGTGTGACGGACAAGGACGCAGAGGAAAATGGACAAATTCACGTGGAACTGCTCGGCGAAGTCCCCTTCAAACTAAAATCCTCCTTTAGGAACTACTTCACCATAATAACAGACGGACCTTTGAACCGGGAGCAGGCAGACTCGTACTCCGTCACCGTGGTCGCACGGGATAAAGGGACGCCCTCTCTGGCCACCAGCAAGTCGATTCGAGTCCAAGTGTCCGACGAGAACGACAACTCACCCACATTTACGCAGAGCATATACGATGTGTATGTAACAGAGAACAACGTGCCAGGGGCGTACATACATGCCGTCTCGGCTCTGGACCCCGACGCCGGACAAAATGCGCTCATCAGTTACTCCATATTAGAGTGCAACATTCAGGGCATGTCGGTCAAAACCTACGTGTCCATCAACGAAGAGACCGGATATCTGTATGCACTCAGGTCATTTGATTATGAGCTGCTCAAGGATTTCACATTCATGGTCCAGGCCAGAGATGCAGGCACCCCTCCGCTCAGCTCCAACGCCACGGTCAAAGTGATCATCGTGGATCAGAACGACAACCCTCCGCTGGTGCTGGCCCCTCTGGGGAAGAACGGCACAGCCAAGGAGCCCCTGCCCCGCTCCGCCGAGCCGGGGTACCTGGTCACCCGCATTGTGGCAATGGATGCAGATGACGGCGAGAACGCGCGCCTTTCCTACAGTATTTTGAGAGGGAATGAAAACGGTATGTTCAGGATGGACTGGAGAACAGGGGAGCTGCGGACGGCGAGGCGCGTGTCTGCCAAGCGGGATCCCCACCAGCTGTATGATTTGATGATTGAGGTGAGAGATCACGGCCAGCCACCGTTGTCCTCCAGTGCCAGCATTCAGGTGATGCTGGTGGACAGTGTGGTCGAAGGCCGCGGCAGCGGAGACCGTAGAGGCACTACAAAGGCTAAGGACGGCAGCCTGGATCTCACCCTCATACTCATCATTGCCCTGGGCTCCGTCTCTTTTATCTTCCTCCTGGTCATGATTGTGCTCGCTGTGCGCTGCCAGAAGGACAAAAAACTCAACATTTACACTTGTCTGACGAGCGATTGTTgtatgagctgcagctcctgctgctcacgGCAGGCACGTGCTCGCAAGAAAAAGCTCAGCAAGTCAGATATAATGCTAGTGCAAAGCACCGGCAATGTCAGCGGGGCCGGTACAGCTCAAGTCCCAGTAGAAGAATCAGGGAGCTTTGGCTCACACCATCAAAACCAGAACTATTGCTACCAGGTATGTTTGACTCCAGAGTCTGCCAAAACTGACCTCATGTTCCTAAAGCCGTGTAGTCCGTCTAGGAGCACAGACACCGATCACAATCCATGTGGTGCCATAGTGACAGGGTACACAGACCAGCAGCCTGACATCATATCAAATGGCAGCATTTTATCAAACGAG ACCAAACACCAGCGCACTGAACTCACCTACCTTGTTGACAGGCCGAGACGTGTCAACAG CTCAGCCTTTCAGGAGGCAGACCTGGTCAGCTCTAAAGACAGCGGTCATGGCGACAGCGAGCAGGGAGACAGCGACCACGACGCCACCAACCGTGGCCATTCCTCTG GTGCTGATCTCTTCTCTAACTGCACTGAGGAGTGTAAGGCGCTGGGCCACTCTGACCGCTGCTGGATGCCAAGCTTCATGCCTTCCGACGGGCGCCAGGGTCCCGACTACCGCAGCAACCTGCACGTGCCCGGCATGGACTCAGTCCCAGACACAGAGGTATTTGAATGCCCCGAGCAAACGGCTGATAAGTCATTCTCCACCTTTGGCAAAGAGACGCCCTTAAGACAGCagcacctccacccccaccaaaaccaccaccatctcctcaaATCTCCCCACCTCAGACGCTTTCAAGGCTCCATAGAGAGGAAAGAGTTGGAAACATTTCTTCCTAGCGCCAGAGCACCTTATAAGCCAGCTTTTTTAA CGAGGAAAAGGGTTTGCTAG
- the pcdh10b gene encoding protocadherin-10b isoform X2 — protein sequence MIVFLILLCITDGVLSQIRYSVPEEADHGTLVGNIAEDLGLDLTKLASRRFQVVPSSRTPYLEVNLENGVLFVKEKIDREQICKQTATCQLNMEVFLENPLELFRVEIEVVDINDNPPSFPETDITVEISESATPGTRFPLESAFDPDVGSNALRTYDITTNNYFYVDVQTQTDGNKFAELVLEKPLDREQQAAHRYVLTAVDGGQPPRTGTALLVVRVLDSNDNVPVFDQPVYTVSLSENAPVGTLVIQLNATDMDEGLNGEIVYSFSNHISNRVKDLFSIDPRTGRIEVRGEVDFEESSLYQIFVQAKDLGPNAIPAHCKVLVKVSDVNDNAPEITFSTVTESVSEKAAPGTVIALLSVTDKDAEENGQIHVELLGEVPFKLKSSFRNYFTIITDGPLNREQADSYSVTVVARDKGTPSLATSKSIRVQVSDENDNSPTFTQSIYDVYVTENNVPGAYIHAVSALDPDAGQNALISYSILECNIQGMSVKTYVSINEETGYLYALRSFDYELLKDFTFMVQARDAGTPPLSSNATVKVIIVDQNDNPPLVLAPLGKNGTAKEPLPRSAEPGYLVTRIVAMDADDGENARLSYSILRGNENGMFRMDWRTGELRTARRVSAKRDPHQLYDLMIEVRDHGQPPLSSSASIQVMLVDSVVEGRGSGDRRGTTKAKDGSLDLTLILIIALGSVSFIFLLVMIVLAVRCQKDKKLNIYTCLTSDCCMSCSSCCSRQARARKKKLSKSDIMLVQSTGNVSGAGTAQVPVEESGSFGSHHQNQNYCYQTKHQRTELTYLVDRPRRVNSSAFQEADLVSSKDSGHGDSEQGDSDHDATNRGHSSGADLFSNCTEECKALGHSDRCWMPSFMPSDGRQGPDYRSNLHVPGMDSVPDTEVFECPEQTADKSFSTFGKETPLRQQHLHPHQNHHHLLKSPHLRRFQGSIERKELETFLPSARAPYKPAFLTRKRVC from the exons ATGATtgtgtttttgattttgttGTGCATCACGGATGGAGTGCTTTCTCAGATACGTTATTCTGTGCCGGAGGAGGCGGACCATGGCACTCTCGTCGGGAATATCGCCGAGGACCTCGGCCTAGACCTTACCAAACTGGCGTCCCGACGATTCCAGGTTGTACCAAGTTCTCGGACACCCTACCTTGAAGTAAACCTGGAGAATGGCGTGCtgtttgttaaagaaaaaaTCGACAGGGAGCAGATCTGCAAGCAGACCGCGACCTGTCAGCTCAACATGGAAGTCTTCTTGGAGAACCCGCTGGAACTGTTTCGTGTTGAAATAGAAGTGGTGGACATTAACGACAACCCGCCTAGCTTCCCGGAGACAGACATAACGGTGGAGATCTCAGAGAGTGCCACCCCGGGCACTCGCTTTCCGTTGGAGAGCGCATTCGACCCGGACGTCGGTTCTAACGCGTTACGCACGTACGATATCACCACAAACAACTACTTTTATGTTGACGTACAGACGCAAACGGACGGGAACAAGTTTGCAGAACTTGTCCTGGAAAAGCCACTCGATCGGGAACAGCAGGCTGCGCACAGGTACGTACTGACTGCGGTGGACGGCGGTCAGCCACCTCGGACTGGCACCGCGCTCCTGGTAGTTAGAGTGTTGGACTCCAACGACAACGTCCCGGTTTTCGACCAGCCCGTTTACACCGTCAGCCTGTCGGAGAACGCACCGGTGGGCACGCTGGTCATACAACTCAACGCCACCGATATGGACGAGGGATTAAACGGGGAAATCGTTTATTCGTTCAGTAACCACATTTCCAACCGCGTAAAGGACCTGTTCAGCATAGACCCGCGCACCGGGCGCATCGAGGTGCGCGGGGAGGTGGATTTCGAGGAGAGCAGCCTGTATCAAATCTTCGTCCAGGCCAAGGACCTGGGGCCAAATGCCATCCCCGCGCACTGTAAAGTCCTCGTCAAAGTGTCCGACGTGAACGACAACGCGCCGGAGATTACATTCAGCACCGTCACCGAGTCAGTGAGCGAAAAAGCAGCTCCCGGCACCGTCATCGCGCTGCTGAGTGTGACGGACAAGGACGCAGAGGAAAATGGACAAATTCACGTGGAACTGCTCGGCGAAGTCCCCTTCAAACTAAAATCCTCCTTTAGGAACTACTTCACCATAATAACAGACGGACCTTTGAACCGGGAGCAGGCAGACTCGTACTCCGTCACCGTGGTCGCACGGGATAAAGGGACGCCCTCTCTGGCCACCAGCAAGTCGATTCGAGTCCAAGTGTCCGACGAGAACGACAACTCACCCACATTTACGCAGAGCATATACGATGTGTATGTAACAGAGAACAACGTGCCAGGGGCGTACATACATGCCGTCTCGGCTCTGGACCCCGACGCCGGACAAAATGCGCTCATCAGTTACTCCATATTAGAGTGCAACATTCAGGGCATGTCGGTCAAAACCTACGTGTCCATCAACGAAGAGACCGGATATCTGTATGCACTCAGGTCATTTGATTATGAGCTGCTCAAGGATTTCACATTCATGGTCCAGGCCAGAGATGCAGGCACCCCTCCGCTCAGCTCCAACGCCACGGTCAAAGTGATCATCGTGGATCAGAACGACAACCCTCCGCTGGTGCTGGCCCCTCTGGGGAAGAACGGCACAGCCAAGGAGCCCCTGCCCCGCTCCGCCGAGCCGGGGTACCTGGTCACCCGCATTGTGGCAATGGATGCAGATGACGGCGAGAACGCGCGCCTTTCCTACAGTATTTTGAGAGGGAATGAAAACGGTATGTTCAGGATGGACTGGAGAACAGGGGAGCTGCGGACGGCGAGGCGCGTGTCTGCCAAGCGGGATCCCCACCAGCTGTATGATTTGATGATTGAGGTGAGAGATCACGGCCAGCCACCGTTGTCCTCCAGTGCCAGCATTCAGGTGATGCTGGTGGACAGTGTGGTCGAAGGCCGCGGCAGCGGAGACCGTAGAGGCACTACAAAGGCTAAGGACGGCAGCCTGGATCTCACCCTCATACTCATCATTGCCCTGGGCTCCGTCTCTTTTATCTTCCTCCTGGTCATGATTGTGCTCGCTGTGCGCTGCCAGAAGGACAAAAAACTCAACATTTACACTTGTCTGACGAGCGATTGTTgtatgagctgcagctcctgctgctcacgGCAGGCACGTGCTCGCAAGAAAAAGCTCAGCAAGTCAGATATAATGCTAGTGCAAAGCACCGGCAATGTCAGCGGGGCCGGTACAGCTCAAGTCCCAGTAGAAGAATCAGGGAGCTTTGGCTCACACCATCAAAACCAGAACTATTGCTACCAG ACCAAACACCAGCGCACTGAACTCACCTACCTTGTTGACAGGCCGAGACGTGTCAACAG CTCAGCCTTTCAGGAGGCAGACCTGGTCAGCTCTAAAGACAGCGGTCATGGCGACAGCGAGCAGGGAGACAGCGACCACGACGCCACCAACCGTGGCCATTCCTCTG GTGCTGATCTCTTCTCTAACTGCACTGAGGAGTGTAAGGCGCTGGGCCACTCTGACCGCTGCTGGATGCCAAGCTTCATGCCTTCCGACGGGCGCCAGGGTCCCGACTACCGCAGCAACCTGCACGTGCCCGGCATGGACTCAGTCCCAGACACAGAGGTATTTGAATGCCCCGAGCAAACGGCTGATAAGTCATTCTCCACCTTTGGCAAAGAGACGCCCTTAAGACAGCagcacctccacccccaccaaaaccaccaccatctcctcaaATCTCCCCACCTCAGACGCTTTCAAGGCTCCATAGAGAGGAAAGAGTTGGAAACATTTCTTCCTAGCGCCAGAGCACCTTATAAGCCAGCTTTTTTAA CGAGGAAAAGGGTTTGCTAG
- the pcdh10b gene encoding protocadherin-10b isoform X3 yields the protein MIVFLILLCITDGVLSQIRYSVPEEADHGTLVGNIAEDLGLDLTKLASRRFQVVPSSRTPYLEVNLENGVLFVKEKIDREQICKQTATCQLNMEVFLENPLELFRVEIEVVDINDNPPSFPETDITVEISESATPGTRFPLESAFDPDVGSNALRTYDITTNNYFYVDVQTQTDGNKFAELVLEKPLDREQQAAHRYVLTAVDGGQPPRTGTALLVVRVLDSNDNVPVFDQPVYTVSLSENAPVGTLVIQLNATDMDEGLNGEIVYSFSNHISNRVKDLFSIDPRTGRIEVRGEVDFEESSLYQIFVQAKDLGPNAIPAHCKVLVKVSDVNDNAPEITFSTVTESVSEKAAPGTVIALLSVTDKDAEENGQIHVELLGEVPFKLKSSFRNYFTIITDGPLNREQADSYSVTVVARDKGTPSLATSKSIRVQVSDENDNSPTFTQSIYDVYVTENNVPGAYIHAVSALDPDAGQNALISYSILECNIQGMSVKTYVSINEETGYLYALRSFDYELLKDFTFMVQARDAGTPPLSSNATVKVIIVDQNDNPPLVLAPLGKNGTAKEPLPRSAEPGYLVTRIVAMDADDGENARLSYSILRGNENGMFRMDWRTGELRTARRVSAKRDPHQLYDLMIEVRDHGQPPLSSSASIQVMLVDSVVEGRGSGDRRGTTKAKDGSLDLTLILIIALGSVSFIFLLVMIVLAVRCQKDKKLNIYTCLTSDCCMSCSSCCSRQARARKKKLSKSDIMLVQSTGNVSGAGTAQVPVEESGSFGSHHQNQNYCYQVCLTPESAKTDLMFLKPCSPSRSTDTDHNPCGAIVTGYTDQQPDIISNGSILSNETKHQRTELTYLVDRPRRVNSSAFQEADLVSSKDSGHGDSEQGDSDHDATNRGHSSGADLFSNCTEECKALGHSDRCWMPSFMPSDGRQGPDYRSNLHVPGMDSVPDTERGKGFASSFRVDIPETA from the exons ATGATtgtgtttttgattttgttGTGCATCACGGATGGAGTGCTTTCTCAGATACGTTATTCTGTGCCGGAGGAGGCGGACCATGGCACTCTCGTCGGGAATATCGCCGAGGACCTCGGCCTAGACCTTACCAAACTGGCGTCCCGACGATTCCAGGTTGTACCAAGTTCTCGGACACCCTACCTTGAAGTAAACCTGGAGAATGGCGTGCtgtttgttaaagaaaaaaTCGACAGGGAGCAGATCTGCAAGCAGACCGCGACCTGTCAGCTCAACATGGAAGTCTTCTTGGAGAACCCGCTGGAACTGTTTCGTGTTGAAATAGAAGTGGTGGACATTAACGACAACCCGCCTAGCTTCCCGGAGACAGACATAACGGTGGAGATCTCAGAGAGTGCCACCCCGGGCACTCGCTTTCCGTTGGAGAGCGCATTCGACCCGGACGTCGGTTCTAACGCGTTACGCACGTACGATATCACCACAAACAACTACTTTTATGTTGACGTACAGACGCAAACGGACGGGAACAAGTTTGCAGAACTTGTCCTGGAAAAGCCACTCGATCGGGAACAGCAGGCTGCGCACAGGTACGTACTGACTGCGGTGGACGGCGGTCAGCCACCTCGGACTGGCACCGCGCTCCTGGTAGTTAGAGTGTTGGACTCCAACGACAACGTCCCGGTTTTCGACCAGCCCGTTTACACCGTCAGCCTGTCGGAGAACGCACCGGTGGGCACGCTGGTCATACAACTCAACGCCACCGATATGGACGAGGGATTAAACGGGGAAATCGTTTATTCGTTCAGTAACCACATTTCCAACCGCGTAAAGGACCTGTTCAGCATAGACCCGCGCACCGGGCGCATCGAGGTGCGCGGGGAGGTGGATTTCGAGGAGAGCAGCCTGTATCAAATCTTCGTCCAGGCCAAGGACCTGGGGCCAAATGCCATCCCCGCGCACTGTAAAGTCCTCGTCAAAGTGTCCGACGTGAACGACAACGCGCCGGAGATTACATTCAGCACCGTCACCGAGTCAGTGAGCGAAAAAGCAGCTCCCGGCACCGTCATCGCGCTGCTGAGTGTGACGGACAAGGACGCAGAGGAAAATGGACAAATTCACGTGGAACTGCTCGGCGAAGTCCCCTTCAAACTAAAATCCTCCTTTAGGAACTACTTCACCATAATAACAGACGGACCTTTGAACCGGGAGCAGGCAGACTCGTACTCCGTCACCGTGGTCGCACGGGATAAAGGGACGCCCTCTCTGGCCACCAGCAAGTCGATTCGAGTCCAAGTGTCCGACGAGAACGACAACTCACCCACATTTACGCAGAGCATATACGATGTGTATGTAACAGAGAACAACGTGCCAGGGGCGTACATACATGCCGTCTCGGCTCTGGACCCCGACGCCGGACAAAATGCGCTCATCAGTTACTCCATATTAGAGTGCAACATTCAGGGCATGTCGGTCAAAACCTACGTGTCCATCAACGAAGAGACCGGATATCTGTATGCACTCAGGTCATTTGATTATGAGCTGCTCAAGGATTTCACATTCATGGTCCAGGCCAGAGATGCAGGCACCCCTCCGCTCAGCTCCAACGCCACGGTCAAAGTGATCATCGTGGATCAGAACGACAACCCTCCGCTGGTGCTGGCCCCTCTGGGGAAGAACGGCACAGCCAAGGAGCCCCTGCCCCGCTCCGCCGAGCCGGGGTACCTGGTCACCCGCATTGTGGCAATGGATGCAGATGACGGCGAGAACGCGCGCCTTTCCTACAGTATTTTGAGAGGGAATGAAAACGGTATGTTCAGGATGGACTGGAGAACAGGGGAGCTGCGGACGGCGAGGCGCGTGTCTGCCAAGCGGGATCCCCACCAGCTGTATGATTTGATGATTGAGGTGAGAGATCACGGCCAGCCACCGTTGTCCTCCAGTGCCAGCATTCAGGTGATGCTGGTGGACAGTGTGGTCGAAGGCCGCGGCAGCGGAGACCGTAGAGGCACTACAAAGGCTAAGGACGGCAGCCTGGATCTCACCCTCATACTCATCATTGCCCTGGGCTCCGTCTCTTTTATCTTCCTCCTGGTCATGATTGTGCTCGCTGTGCGCTGCCAGAAGGACAAAAAACTCAACATTTACACTTGTCTGACGAGCGATTGTTgtatgagctgcagctcctgctgctcacgGCAGGCACGTGCTCGCAAGAAAAAGCTCAGCAAGTCAGATATAATGCTAGTGCAAAGCACCGGCAATGTCAGCGGGGCCGGTACAGCTCAAGTCCCAGTAGAAGAATCAGGGAGCTTTGGCTCACACCATCAAAACCAGAACTATTGCTACCAGGTATGTTTGACTCCAGAGTCTGCCAAAACTGACCTCATGTTCCTAAAGCCGTGTAGTCCGTCTAGGAGCACAGACACCGATCACAATCCATGTGGTGCCATAGTGACAGGGTACACAGACCAGCAGCCTGACATCATATCAAATGGCAGCATTTTATCAAACGAG ACCAAACACCAGCGCACTGAACTCACCTACCTTGTTGACAGGCCGAGACGTGTCAACAG CTCAGCCTTTCAGGAGGCAGACCTGGTCAGCTCTAAAGACAGCGGTCATGGCGACAGCGAGCAGGGAGACAGCGACCACGACGCCACCAACCGTGGCCATTCCTCTG GTGCTGATCTCTTCTCTAACTGCACTGAGGAGTGTAAGGCGCTGGGCCACTCTGACCGCTGCTGGATGCCAAGCTTCATGCCTTCCGACGGGCGCCAGGGTCCCGACTACCGCAGCAACCTGCACGTGCCCGGCATGGACTCAGTCCCAGACACAGAG CGAGGAAAAGGGTTTGCTAGCTCCTTTCGAGTGGACATTCCAGAGACCGCGTGA